The sequence GTTCCCTTCGGCACGACGGCGATGCGGGTTTTGTTGCTGCTGTTTCGGTTGCACGAGACGACGAAGAGCACCGCGACGAAGAGCAGAACGATACGGAGGCTTCGGACGAACATGGCGCGCGAGTATAGTCACGCCCGGCCGCGAGATGCGAATTGCTTGCTACGCGGCCTCTTCGAGCGGTGGACCTGCCGTTCGAGCGATCTGATCGGGCCGCACGTGCTCCACGTCGAATTCGGCTGCCGCATCGAGCATGCGCGCCACGACGTCGTCGAAGGCGAGCGTTGCACCGCGTCGAAAGCGAAGCGGATTGCATCGCGCCACGACGAACGACTTGAGGTACGGACTGACGAACCCTCGCGCTTTCAGTGCAGACACGACCTCCGTGATGCGATCGTCCAGCTCGACGAGACGCGTCGCATGCGCACGTCGGACGTCGAGCGCCTCATGAAGTGGTCGATCCAAAAAGTCGCACGTTGCGCGCAGGATCCCGAGGTACTGACTCCCTGAAAACCGCGGGTGCGACTCGTAGCAGATGCCGAGTGTGACGAGCGCCGGCTCCTCGAATTCGAACGCGAAGTCACGCTCGGTGCGATCGGTGCCGGCGTCGACGAGCGCCTGCGCCATGCGGATGACCTCGACCGATTTTTCGTGCAGGTTGTGCGCTTTTTCCGTGTTGAGCGCGAGGATCTGAAACGCGACGTGTTCGTCCGGAAGAACCAGCGCGACGAGCGCGCGACCGCCGAGACGCTTCATCGCTTCGAGGCGATGCAGACCGTTGGGGGTCCAATAATGTCCGTTGGGGCGACGAACGGCGATGATGGGATCGAGAAAAACATCCACTTTCTCCAGAACGGATGCCAAGCGTTTGGCGTGCGTTTCGGAGAGATTGCGCTGAAAAGGTGTGGGCTCGACACGTTCGACAGGCAGACCGGCGAGCAGAACGGGGTGCCCACCGAGCGGATCGCGATAAACGGACAGCACCGAGCCGCCATCGTTGTGAATGGCGTCCGTGAGCGCTTCGAGGTTCGCGTCGAGCGTTTCGGTGACGAGATCGTCCGCGGACAAACCGCGTGAGGAGGGAGCAACGTCCTTCTTGCGCCGCGTTCGTTTCGCTGGCGACCCATCGGACTCGACCGCCTGTGCGGGCTTGGTCGCCGCGCGTTTCCTTGCCTGCGCCACGCCTGAAGCATCGAATCGAAGCTCGTCATGGCAACTGGATCACTGCAAATCCAGGCGACCGTCGTCGGCAGCGCGTTCCCCTCGCTCGGGAAAAACCTTGGAGCTCGTTCCCGCACCTCGCGGCAGCGTGTATCATCGCGTCGCACCTCGACGCAGGTTCTTCCGGACGAACATGACCATGCAAGACCGTCACTATCTCGGGATCGACGTGGGTACGGGCAGCGTGCGCGCCGCGCTTTTCGATGGCTCTGGCAAGCGCCTCGGCATGGGCGTGCATCCCATCACGCTTCATCGCCCCGAAACGGACTTCGTCGAGCAATCGTCCGACGAGATATGGAACGCCGCCTGCAAAGCAACGCGGGCGGCCCTCGCGGAAGCTGGAGATCGGCCAGAACGCGTCGTCGGTATCGGTTTCGATGCGACGTGTTCGCTGGTTCTTCTGGACGAACAGGATGCGCCCGTGACCGTGAGTCCCACGGGAGATGATCATTGGAACGTCATCGTGTGGATGGATCATCGTGCGATCGAGCAGGCCAAGCGCATCAATGCGGGCGGGCATGACGTGCTTCGATACGTGGGCGGCGTGATTTCACCCGAAATGGAAACGCCGAAGCTCTTGTGGCTTTCCGAGCATCTTGGGAGCAGTTATCGCCGCGCTGCTCGTTTCTTCGATTTACCTGATTTTCTCACCTATCGCGCAACGGGCGTCGATGTCCGGTCGCTTTGCACCACCGTCTGCAAGTGGACCTATTTGGGCCACGAACCTGGGCGAGATGGAAGCATTGGGCGCTGGGACGATGCCTATTTTCGCGCGATTGGTTTGGGCGATCTCGTGGACGCGGGATACGCGCGCATCGGCAGGCGCGTGCGTCCGATGGGCGAACGCGCGGGAGGTTTGTCCGCGAAGTCTGCGCGTGAGCTGGGTTTGTCCGAGGGGATTGCCGTTGCAGTTCCGATCATCGACGCGCATGCCGGAGGCCTCGGATTGATAGGCATTCCCGATGGGGGCAACGCGCCCGACGAAGCCATGATGGAAGAGCGTCTGGCATTGATTGGTGGAACGTCGACGTGTCACATGGCATCTTCGCGCGAGCCGCGATTCGTGCCCGGCGTGTGGGGGCCTTATGCGTCCGCAATGATTCCGGGCTTGTGGCTCACCGAAGGTGGGCAAAGCGCAACGGGCGCGCTCATTGATCACGTGATTCAATCGCATGCTCGCGGCCCCGAGCTTTCCGAGGAGGCGCGGAAGCGCGGAACGTCGGTGTATGCGCTGCTCAATGAGAGGCTCGACGTGCTCTCGGCAAAGGCGGCCTTTCCGGCAGAATTGACGCGTGGCGTGCACGTTTTTCCGGACCACCATGGCAATCGTTCGCCACGAGCGGATCCTACGTTGCGCGGTATGATGAGCGGTTTGTCGCTCGATAACGACGTGGATGCGCTCGCGGTGCAATACTTGGCGACGATCCAAGCATTGGCGCATGGGACGAGGCACATTCTTACGGAAATGAACAAAGCTGGGTATCGCATCGGAACGCTCTTCGCGACGGGTGGCGACACAAAAAACCCGGTTTTCCTGCGCGAACATGCGGACGTAACGGGATGTCGAGTGGTTTTACCCAAAGAACCCGAGGCGGTACTTTTGGGTTCGGCCATTCTCGGTGCGGTTGCATCGGGCGACAAGCCGAGCGTGCTCGCAGCAATGGCTGCGATGACGGAGAGCGGCACGGTCGTCCTTCCGAACGGCGGCGACGTGAAGGCGTTTCACGATCGAAAGCATCGCGTGTTCTCGAAGATGTACGACGATCAAATGGCCTATCGAGCGCTGATGGACGAGTGACGAAACGCGTCTAGGTCTCGTTCCGACACGATCTCCTTGCATCGTCTTGGCGATCGCGACACAACTCGCCCGCACGCAGCAGGAGCGCAGGAGAATCAACGTGTCATCGAGCAATTGGCAAGAGCGGTATCGGGACAAAATCTGCACGCCCGAAGAGGCGATACGACTCATTTTGCCGGGTCGTCGCATCATGGTCGGCTCGCACGCCTGCGAACCGAACCAGCTCGTCAGCGCGCTCGTGACGCACGGCGATCACTTGGCGGACAACGAGATCGTTCACTTGATGACGCTCGGAAAAGCGCCCTACGTCAAGCCTGGTCTCGAGAAGCGATTTCGGCACACGGCGTTTTTCATTGGAGCCAACACGCGTGAGGCGATTCACGAGGGTCGCGCGGACTTCATGCCGGTGTTTTTGTCCGAGATTCCAGCGCTCATCACATCGCGCCGCGTCCGCATCGACGTGCTCCTCATTCAAGTTTCCCCGCCCGATATGCACGGTTATTGCAGCCTTGGCGTTTCGGTGGACATCACACGTGCGGCGCTGGATGCAGCGGATCTGGTCCTCGCCGAGGTCAACGAGCAAATGCCGCGCACGCATGGAGATTCGTTCGTGCACGTGAATCGTCTGGCAAAGCTGATTCCGGTCGATTCGCCTTTGCACGAGCATTTACCCGAATCCCTCGACGAAGTGGACCGGGCCATCGGTCGGCACATTGCGAGCGTCGTACCAAATGGCGCAACGCTTCAGCTTGGAATTGGCAAGATTCCCGACGCGACGCTCGAGGCGCTCGAGCACCACCACGACTTGGGCATTCACACCGAAATGTTTTCCGACGGCGTCAAACGCCTCGTGGAAAAAGGTGTCATCACGTGCGGCAAGAAGACGCTTTTGCCGGGCAAAATCGTCACGTCGTTCATCATTGGCTCGCGCGATTTGTACGAGTGGGTGGACGACAATCCGTTCATCGAAATGCGCTCGTGCAGCTTCACGAACGATCCTTTCGTCATTGCACGGCATGACAAGATGGCGGCCATCAACGCGGCGCTGGCCGTGGACCTGACGGGTCAAGTTGCAGCCGACACGCTGATGGGACGGTTTTTCTCGGGGATTGGCGGACAAGTGGACTTCATCCGCGGAGCTGCGCGGAGCCGCGGGGGCAAACCCATCATTGCCATGCGATCGACCGCAAAAAATGGCACTGTGAGCCGTATCGTTCCGGTCTTGGAGGCAGGCGCAGGTGTCGTCACGAGCCGCGGGGACGTGCATTACATCGCGACGGAGCACGGCGTCGTCGATTTGTGGGGCAAAAATATTCGGCAAAGAGCGCTCGCGCTGATTGAAATTGCGCATCCGGATCATCGATCCGATCTGCTCGCAGCGGCCAAGCAACGGAAATATGTTTTTCCGAATCAAATCGTGGTGCAAGCTGCCTACCCCTGGGGCGAGGCTCGGCAGGAAAAGCTGCCCAATGGTGATACGGTCCTCGTGAGGCCCGCTCGGATTTCCGACGAAGACGCTTTGCGGGACTTGTTTTACCGATTGTCCGACGAGAGCACGTACCGGCGGTTCATGTCCCACAAGCGCGAGCATCCGCACGAGGAGATGCTGGAGCTCGTCAATTTGGATTACGATCACAACATGGCGCTCATCGTGTCACGCGTCGAAAATGATTGCGAAGAGATCATTGGCATGGCGCGTTATGACGTGGACCCTGCGACGCGCATGGCCGACGTTGCTTTCGTCATCCGAGACGAACAGCAGAACCGTGGAATTGGGACGCTTTTGATGCGCCGCATGATCGAGGTTGGCAAGGCTCGTGGACTCGCAGGGTTCGCCGCCGATGTGCTCGTGCAGAACAAGCCCATGATGGCTATCATTCAGAAGAGCGGCCAGACGGTGCACTTGGATCTTCGAGGGAACACGTACCACGTCGAGCTTTGCTTCTGACGTCAGCGTCTGGTTTTTTCCTTCAAGATGGCGCGAACGGCGGAACAGTCGTCGGGCGTGATGATCGGTTTGATCAAAGCGCCCACGTCGAGCAGGAGCGCCTCGGTTTTTCGAGGCCTCGCAACATCCAAGTGAAACCAATGTGGGGACAAACCCATCCCCCAAATTCGGTACTTTCCGGTCATCGCGCCCATCGTAAACGGCTCGACATGCCGAATGTCCGTGTAGGGAATGCGTTTGCTGCCGACAGGAAAGTAGTAGGTCTTGATGGTGATCGCGTCGTCGTCACACACGATGACGCTATCTTCGTAGAGAATGGCCATGGTCGGACCTCGCACGTGCGGATTGCGCCTTCAAGATAAGGCGTTCGACGCAATCGTTCAAGGGCGCCCTTGACGCATGCACGGACTCGTGGCAATGCCCGCGCAGCGGAACATTTGTACCGGGTTTCCTCAACTGCGTGAGGTTGATCGTGGCTGGTGGGTGGCTTGCTTGCAGGTCGGGGCATTGGTTCATCCTGGGAGCATTGATCCTGGGAGCAGTCGCGTGGCCTGATAACGCGGAAGCCGAGGACGCTCGACGCTGTTCGGCGTGGCGCTCGGGGGGCAAGGGGTACGAGCAACTCGAGCTGCGTACGTGTACGCGTCCTGCGAGCGACGTCGACGCCGCGTCTCGTGACGGTGACGACGCGGATGATGCGGATTTGGCGTACGATATCGAAGTAAAGAGCAGCTATGACAACGCCGTCGATGTTCGGATCGAACTGACGACGACGGACGGTACGGTCGAGAACGTCGATGCCGAGCTGAAGAGCGGGCTTCAGATCGCAGGTGAATGCTCGGTTTGTCCTGACCATGGTGACGTCAAGAGTTTCCGCATTGGAAAAGCACCGCCTGGTAAGGACGAACCATTGCGTCCGGTAAAGCCGACGATGCACATGGAGATCTTGGCGCGCGATTTGCGCCTCACGGACGCCAATGCTCAGCGCATCGAACGAATTGCGGCCCGTTATTACAAGGCTACGCGAAACCGGCTCGTCGTGACGGGCGGGTCGCGCACGCCTGCGCGTCAAGCGCAACTCATGTACGACAAGCTCGTGCACGGCGACGATATTGTGAAGGTGTATGAGAACAAGGCTGCGGCCGTGGAAATACGTAATGCCTACCGCGACGCGGTTGCCAAGCGACTGAAGCGCAAGGCGACGATTCGAGCGATTCGTGAAGTGATCGACGGGCAAATAGCGCGCGGTGTTTACGTCTCGAAACACCTTCGTGCAAACGCGGTCGACGTGCGGTCGTGGAACATGAAAGGAAAGCTCGAACAGGCGCTACGCGACGCAGTGAAGGCCGAAGCTGGCGTGACGCTGATGGATGAGCGCGACAGCGCGGAGCCGCATTTTCACCTGAACATGCCTTGAACGACTGGCGCAAGTGGCCGAACCGTTTGTCATAACGAACGGCCCCTGCCCGCT is a genomic window of Polyangiaceae bacterium containing:
- a CDS encoding GNAT family N-acetyltransferase → MNVSSSNWQERYRDKICTPEEAIRLILPGRRIMVGSHACEPNQLVSALVTHGDHLADNEIVHLMTLGKAPYVKPGLEKRFRHTAFFIGANTREAIHEGRADFMPVFLSEIPALITSRRVRIDVLLIQVSPPDMHGYCSLGVSVDITRAALDAADLVLAEVNEQMPRTHGDSFVHVNRLAKLIPVDSPLHEHLPESLDEVDRAIGRHIASVVPNGATLQLGIGKIPDATLEALEHHHDLGIHTEMFSDGVKRLVEKGVITCGKKTLLPGKIVTSFIIGSRDLYEWVDDNPFIEMRSCSFTNDPFVIARHDKMAAINAALAVDLTGQVAADTLMGRFFSGIGGQVDFIRGAARSRGGKPIIAMRSTAKNGTVSRIVPVLEAGAGVVTSRGDVHYIATEHGVVDLWGKNIRQRALALIEIAHPDHRSDLLAAAKQRKYVFPNQIVVQAAYPWGEARQEKLPNGDTVLVRPARISDEDALRDLFYRLSDESTYRRFMSHKREHPHEEMLELVNLDYDHNMALIVSRVENDCEEIIGMARYDVDPATRMADVAFVIRDEQQNRGIGTLLMRRMIEVGKARGLAGFAADVLVQNKPMMAIIQKSGQTVHLDLRGNTYHVELCF
- a CDS encoding FGGY-family carbohydrate kinase; translation: MQDRHYLGIDVGTGSVRAALFDGSGKRLGMGVHPITLHRPETDFVEQSSDEIWNAACKATRAALAEAGDRPERVVGIGFDATCSLVLLDEQDAPVTVSPTGDDHWNVIVWMDHRAIEQAKRINAGGHDVLRYVGGVISPEMETPKLLWLSEHLGSSYRRAARFFDLPDFLTYRATGVDVRSLCTTVCKWTYLGHEPGRDGSIGRWDDAYFRAIGLGDLVDAGYARIGRRVRPMGERAGGLSAKSARELGLSEGIAVAVPIIDAHAGGLGLIGIPDGGNAPDEAMMEERLALIGGTSTCHMASSREPRFVPGVWGPYASAMIPGLWLTEGGQSATGALIDHVIQSHARGPELSEEARKRGTSVYALLNERLDVLSAKAAFPAELTRGVHVFPDHHGNRSPRADPTLRGMMSGLSLDNDVDALAVQYLATIQALAHGTRHILTEMNKAGYRIGTLFATGGDTKNPVFLREHADVTGCRVVLPKEPEAVLLGSAILGAVASGDKPSVLAAMAAMTESGTVVLPNGGDVKAFHDRKHRVFSKMYDDQMAYRALMDE
- a CDS encoding ParB N-terminal domain-containing protein gives rise to the protein MAQARKRAATKPAQAVESDGSPAKRTRRKKDVAPSSRGLSADDLVTETLDANLEALTDAIHNDGGSVLSVYRDPLGGHPVLLAGLPVERVEPTPFQRNLSETHAKRLASVLEKVDVFLDPIIAVRRPNGHYWTPNGLHRLEAMKRLGGRALVALVLPDEHVAFQILALNTEKAHNLHEKSVEVIRMAQALVDAGTDRTERDFAFEFEEPALVTLGICYESHPRFSGSQYLGILRATCDFLDRPLHEALDVRRAHATRLVELDDRITEVVSALKARGFVSPYLKSFVVARCNPLRFRRGATLAFDDVVARMLDAAAEFDVEHVRPDQIARTAGPPLEEAA